From Spirosoma aerolatum, one genomic window encodes:
- a CDS encoding DUF4230 domain-containing protein — protein MDFLTAVLLVLLGAGGGVALANTLRKRTGLTNVQRDSVLLLERIEKVFKVVMAEGYFSEIYNYQDQKKILYLLNDPKKAMVIAKSKVLVGFDFAKVRFRAPVNGEKKLVIDSFPEPEVLSIDTDYKFYDIQAGILNHFSGADYTQILEEAKKAMNERAMQSDLPKIANNQIQYMIYQLASSMGWHLQLPEAEQRELEALKAQAETTSQPPKLLTGRTNE, from the coding sequence ATGGATTTCTTAACTGCCGTTTTACTTGTACTGCTGGGCGCGGGTGGAGGTGTTGCTCTAGCCAATACCCTTCGAAAACGTACCGGCCTCACCAATGTCCAGCGCGACTCCGTTCTGTTGCTCGAACGCATCGAGAAAGTGTTCAAAGTGGTAATGGCAGAAGGGTACTTTTCTGAGATTTACAATTACCAGGATCAGAAAAAGATTTTGTATCTGCTCAATGATCCAAAAAAGGCAATGGTCATCGCCAAATCAAAGGTATTAGTTGGCTTCGACTTTGCGAAAGTTCGGTTTCGGGCTCCGGTCAATGGCGAAAAAAAGTTAGTTATCGACTCATTTCCAGAGCCGGAAGTACTTTCGATTGATACGGACTATAAATTTTATGATATCCAGGCTGGTATTTTGAACCACTTCAGCGGTGCAGATTACACACAGATTCTGGAAGAGGCTAAGAAGGCCATGAACGAACGGGCTATGCAAAGCGATCTGCCCAAAATTGCTAACAATCAGATTCAGTACATGATATATCAGTTGGCCAGTTCGATGGGCTGGCACCTGCAACTCCCCGAAGCGGAGCAACGCGAACTTGAGGCACTGAAAGCACAGGCCGAAACAACAAGCCAGCCCCCGAAGCTACTGACCGGACGTACCAACGAATAA